The proteins below come from a single Nocardioides eburneiflavus genomic window:
- the gltX gene encoding glutamate--tRNA ligase encodes MSTPVRVRFCPSPTGSPHVGLVRTALFNWAFARHHGGQIVFRMEDTDKERSTRESYDAILELWRWLGLDWDEGIEVGGPHGPYKQSERGEIYRDVLARLRESSYTYDCYCRNDEVDARRKASGSKMQGYDGFCRDLSDEQRAAFEAEGRAPIVRFRMPDGAITWDDAVRGDITFESENVPDFALSRANGDPLYTLVNPVDDALMQITHVLRGEDLLSSTPRQLALFDALVELGVATTVPVYGHLPYVMGQGNKKLSKRDPEAHALAYREQGFIPEGLLNYLALLGWSIAADRDVFSMAEMVEKFDIKDVNPNPARFDLKKAEAINTSQMRLLPLDDVTHRALPFLKEAGVVSDPVNDADAQMLELAMPLVAERINKLTEAAPMLGFLFVDESDFERDPDDVAKVLDETGRGVVQASYDALSGLREWSTAAIEEALRVALIEGMELKPRVAFGPVRVAVTGRRVSPPLFESMELLGRERSLARLQSALA; translated from the coding sequence ATGAGCACCCCCGTACGCGTCCGCTTCTGTCCCTCGCCGACGGGCTCGCCGCACGTCGGCCTGGTCCGCACCGCCCTGTTCAACTGGGCGTTCGCGCGCCACCACGGCGGCCAGATCGTCTTCCGGATGGAGGACACCGACAAGGAGCGCAGCACCCGCGAGTCCTACGACGCGATCCTCGAGCTGTGGCGCTGGCTCGGACTCGACTGGGACGAGGGCATCGAGGTCGGCGGCCCGCACGGCCCCTACAAGCAGAGCGAGCGCGGCGAGATCTACCGCGACGTCCTCGCCCGCCTGCGCGAGTCGTCCTACACCTACGACTGCTACTGCCGCAACGACGAGGTCGACGCGCGCCGCAAGGCGTCCGGCTCCAAGATGCAGGGCTACGACGGCTTCTGCCGCGACCTGTCCGACGAGCAGCGGGCCGCCTTCGAGGCGGAGGGGCGCGCGCCGATCGTGCGCTTCCGCATGCCCGACGGCGCGATCACCTGGGACGACGCCGTCCGCGGCGACATCACCTTCGAGTCCGAGAACGTCCCGGACTTCGCTCTCTCGCGCGCCAACGGCGACCCGCTCTACACGCTCGTCAACCCGGTCGACGACGCGCTCATGCAGATCACCCACGTGCTGCGCGGCGAGGACCTGCTCTCCAGCACGCCCCGCCAGCTTGCGCTCTTCGACGCGCTCGTCGAGCTCGGCGTCGCGACCACGGTCCCGGTCTACGGCCACCTGCCCTACGTCATGGGCCAGGGCAACAAGAAGCTCTCCAAGCGTGACCCCGAGGCGCACGCGCTCGCCTACCGCGAGCAGGGGTTCATCCCCGAGGGCCTGCTCAACTACCTCGCGCTGCTCGGCTGGTCGATCGCCGCGGACCGCGATGTGTTCTCGATGGCGGAGATGGTCGAGAAGTTCGACATCAAGGACGTCAACCCCAACCCGGCGCGCTTCGACCTCAAGAAGGCCGAGGCGATCAACACCTCGCAGATGCGCCTGCTGCCGCTCGACGACGTCACCCACCGGGCGCTGCCGTTCCTCAAGGAGGCCGGTGTCGTCAGCGACCCGGTCAACGACGCTGACGCGCAGATGCTCGAGCTGGCGATGCCGCTGGTCGCCGAGCGGATCAACAAGCTCACCGAGGCCGCACCGATGCTCGGCTTCCTCTTCGTCGACGAGTCCGACTTCGAGCGCGACCCCGACGACGTCGCCAAGGTGCTCGACGAGACCGGACGAGGCGTGGTCCAGGCGTCGTACGACGCCCTCTCGGGTCTGCGCGAGTGGTCGACCGCCGCGATCGAGGAGGCGCTGCGCGTAGCGCTGATCGAGGGCATGGAGCTCAAGCCGCGGGTCGCGTTCGGACCCGTACGCGTGGCCGTCACCGGTCGGCGAGTGAGCCCGCCGCTGTTCGAGTCGATGGAGCTGCTGGGCCGCGAGCGGAGCCTCGCGCGGCTCCAGTCGGCCCTGGCCTGA